The DNA sequence TCATTTGGTCCTCGGTAGGGCTGGCGGGCAGGTTAGACGGGTGTTCCCCCCTCTCCAAAAATATTGGTTATATGAACCTAGTGTGCATCTGTCTGTGTGCAGAAGTCTGTGAGATAAACTTCCATCATGAATGTATGAATATACTTCAGCAGTTGTGACTATTTGTTGATGTGGAAACTAAGTCATGTGATTTACTGAGGACAATcgactaccccccccccccttctaacCTCTTatcccctctctctaacatccctctccctctctctctccttttcttctatccggtccaacaaggagtgcatacaaatataatcatcataaataaagtttagcttcaaatacaaagggggtttatacaaatatactccgTTTGTCTGAAGGTCCATAAACCTCTAGTgcaaacagtaaaatctgtcagACACacgaggccttcagctctgatctgcttgcctCAGATGTGTGAAACCGCTTGTTCTCATGGTTGTGTAGCTGAGGCTCCAGtggttcagtcaatcagaacgTGTCCAATAATCTCAGCTTTTCTTGGTTTGATTGTTGTGAATTTGAGCCCAAAAACTGAAAATCCTTTGCTTCTCAGTCTTTGATTTTAGGATTTTACTTACATAAACTCCTCCCGCAGGCCGCGGGAGTCGTGACGGTAACTTCAAACATCAGCATTACCAGCAGCCTAATGTCATCATCTTTCCTTTTAGAAGTTTGTAAAGTGCAGTGTCATCGTGGTGGTGCGTTCAGGGTCTGGTCAGACTGTTGGTGACTCTGGTATTGATCCCCGAGGGAGTCCACATGAATCAGTCGGCCTCTGCGGTTTCAAGTCCTCTGGAGGATTTCTTTTATTGCTCCGTATGAAGCAGAGAATTGACGAGCAGCGTCGTCCTCTTTGAACGTCTCAGCTGCTCCGCTCTAAAAATCGGTACGGCTCCATCTTTTTTGGTGAGAGGAAGATCCATTCTGCTCGTCATCACTATAAATCTCAGGGATGTTTGTTTCCTTTCCCCTCCATCTTCATCCCATAACTCCACCTGGACAAGAAGCTGCAGCACAATTTTGGAGGCGTTTTGTCCCGTAGATCATTTCAGCCCAGAGGCCACAGAGACTCCTTCAGCTCTGGAAATCAGACTCAtccaatacccccccccccccccccacccacacacacacactgaggcCAACATTTTACACATCATTGAGTCCACCCTGACTTTACAGCTGCGCATCACAAAgcaggggaggaagaggaggagcgcATCCacctgtgtgcgtctgtgtgcatgtttgtatCCTTAataggtgtgtgtgtaaataaatgtgtgtctgtgtgtataaatgtgtttgtgtgtgtgtaaatgtgtgtctgtgggcgtgtgtttgtgcgtgtgtgaatgtgtgtttttgtgtgtgtataaatatgtgcatgtgtgtaaatgggtgtttttgtttgtgtgtaaatgtgtgtgtgtgtgtgtgtaaatgtgtgtctgtgtgtaaatgtgtgttttggtgtgCGTGTATAAATGcgtgtgtttaaatgtgtgttttggtgtgtgtgtaaatgtgtgtctgtgtgtaccTTGTGCAGCGCGGCCAGTGTGTTCTCGTCCATGTTGACCTTGGCTGTGCTCTCCGTGTTTTTCATGCGTTTCCATGGCGATCGTTTCTCTAAATTCCCCAGGTTTTTCTGGAATCACAGACACGTTTTTCGGCGAGTTTAACCtctgataaataataaaacagagaaagctgcagcttcctgtCCAAAATAAACAACCGTAGAGCAGATTCCCACAGAAGAGACAGAAAAACCTCCCAGACGGTCAGAGATTTAACCAGAAGCAGGAGTTTCACCGCTGAATATGAACTGATGTGTGAGCATCAACAGCAGAAAATGTTCACTTTCACTGCATCATGAAGTCTGTTAGTTTTCTTCAGGTCTAACGCTGGGATTCTTCAGCGTCTGAGGCTTAAATCACTGCAGCAGTCATTTACTAAATCCTCAGCCAAGGGACAGAAACTGAAGTGTTTTTAAAGGACGTCCAATGCCGCCATGGCGGGGGACGTTTTGTCTGTTTGTGGCGCTGTGGCAGAACCGTTGGGCTGCAGCTCGTCCACCCACCACGTTGCTGTCTGCGTAGTGCAGGCTGGATCTCTGCACTCCCTCCTTGTACGTGTCCAGCCGCAGATGAAGACCTTTCTTCCTCTGAACCTCCTCGTCCTCATCCGGCTTCCTCGActgctccttctcctgctcaacacctgctcctccttcctccttcacctccttctcttcccGAGGAACCATGGAGGTGAAGCAGATGGGCTGAGAGGAGCAAAGACGGGGAGAAGGTAAAGCGTCTGTGGTGGAAACTggtaaacatttctaaatgaaagaTTCTCTAGAGACGATGCTGTAGCCCCCGCCGGAGGAGGACAGATGGGCAGAAACGTACGAAGCGTCTTAAGATGTTCCGTTTGACGAGGGGGCCAGAGTGGTCCAGCTGAGGGAGGATGGAGAGGATCAGCTCGCCCACGACGTCTGCCGACACCACGCAGTTTAACCACTCGGAGTAGGACATGGACTGCAGGGACACCAAGAACGAGAAGATGATCTCACAGAAAAGAAAGTTTCTAATACAGTCTGAGCTTTGAAATCCAGAAACCTCTGTGCTACGGTTACTGGacctgacctttgaccctgaTGACCAGTACGTCCTCTTGGACAGGCTGAAAAACTAAAtttctccaactaaatgaagctaAAACTGAGGTTCTAGTctgtgctcctgacagttgcCTCCCCCAGATAGTCAAGTGGTTCGGTCCACTTGCTTCCTCTATCAAGCCGTCTGTCAGGAACCTCGGGGTCACTCCAGACCCGGTTTTATCCCTTGACTCTCAAGTCGGGTCACTTGTtcgttcttgtttttatcatctaaaaaacattgcTAATGCCAATTGTGTCGcgttctgagatggagatgctgaTCCACGCTCTACCAAAGACTCTCCCCACCCGGAGAAGCTGCCCCTCCCATCAGAATGTCTCTCACCCACACAGACGTATTCCTCGGAATAGCGTAATAGGACGGCGTGCTCAGGCCGAGGAAATGAAGTCCTTGGTTGCCTTTCCTGAAAGGAAAATACGGGAACGCTGAGGCGACAGGAGGAAAGGGGAGGGGATGATTAAAcggtgggggtgggagggggtcCTTACGCCACAAAAGCACAATCTTGAGCGATCAGCAGGCCTGGAGACGTCAGCGGCCAACACATTTCATTGGTCAGGAAGcgtttctgcaccatgaggggGTCGCAGAGCCTCCTCAGGTCCCACATCTTCAGGTGGCGATCCTCCCCCGCCGTGGCCAGCAGGTGTCTGCAGAGGACGGAGCGGTTACCGGACAGGCGGACACATCagtgcagcccccccccccattacgCCTGTTCACTCTGGAGACATCAATCCACGTCTCCGGGGGTCAAATGAGGGCTGGAGGACGAGGGACGATCACAAACGGTTTAAAAAACGCTGAGGCACGTTAGGGAGGAGGGAAAAAGCTCCTCTAGAGCAAGTGATGATCTGCAGGAGCCAGGAGGAAACACCTGAACGCACCGCCAGCTCCATGAGACCTCAAAGACGGATCTCATCTGAGGAAAACGGGACTTATGACTGTGTAGCAGCAGTTTCTGAGGTTCTTATTTTGCCCGGTTGGATAAATCTCCGTTTttgtggtgggggtggggggcccgTCACTGCTCTACAGCGGCACATGCATCAGGTGATCAACGGAGCAGGAAGACCTGCGCAGCGATGAGTGAGGGCAGGAACGTCTGTCCCCAAAAGGCGCCGTCCTCGCCTACAGCAGGTGGGCTCACCTGGAGGCGGGGCAGAAGGCCAAAGCCCGGACGGCGTGATCGTGAGCCAGGAAGCAGCGATGCGGCAGCAGACTCAGAGACCTGTCCGCCTCCCGCACCCGCAGCAAGGCGGCCTTCGTGGTCAGATCCCACAGACCCACCACACCTGGACGGCAGAACCGGTTTAGGAGACCCAGAAAGACGGAACCATGACTCTGTGTCTGCGTCCTCCAGCTGATGTACCGTCATAAAAGCCAACAGCCATCACGTCATGCGGCTTCTGAGGCAGCCAATCCAAAGACAGGACCAATCCACTCTCGTGGCGAGGAGCTTTGATGGCGCCCAGCTTCAGGGTGACCACTGCATCCGCCTGCGACgaaggagggaggggtcacCATGCAGGTACTGAGCCAATCAAGACTGTCATTGCAGCAGAGACATGACTCACCTTGAATATTGGAGGCCTGTTGTTTTCTGTGGACAGAGTCAACCAGAAGACGCGTCAATCATCAGGGATCAAACGCACAAACACGTATGTAAAAAGCCTGACATGTTTCTAGAAGTGGTTCAGCAGGTCAGAACATTTCCTCCAGGAGTGACTCCACACCTGCTCAGGTTCATCATCAGGGACAAACACCTCCACATGAGAGCAAATCAAGAAATCATTTCAAGTCTCTAAGCGGTGAAGACGAGGAGGAAACGTTTGTTCCCGATTAGAAAACCTTCTGAAATGGACAGATCCATGAAAAAGTCCAGATCAGAGGAGCGCCTCCCTGAAAACCTCCCAAAGACGTCTGCATCAGAAGGGGGCGGAGCAGCCAgcctgtggccccgcccactttAGTTTGggcgtcacaaatacgatctttttgaACGTCTTTTGTTCGTCTGCTCTCGactcatttgaataaagaaaaaaacttaaatttacattgtcagaaaaatgtccCAATAAGACGTTAAAAACACGGATCAATCCCAAAGGCTTTCGATAAAGAGCGGGAACGGAGGAAAAGGTCAAGACATCCGTCTTCTAATCCTCAGCAGTCTTTGGGTAAATTCTATCTGGTGAATAAGGGACAGACGCCATGAAGGAGTTGGAATCCAGCTTTTTGGGttacggggttgctggagcctatccccgcTAATGTTGGGTGAAGATGGGATTCACCTtccatcacagggccacacagtcACACAATTGTGTACCAGAAGGAGGATGCGGGGGGCAGCGGGGCCCAATATGTGGATCCTGCTGGAGGAGGGAGGTGTGGGTCGATGGCACGCCATCAAACAAACGAATATCATGAAAACGCAGCTGGAGCGGCGTCAAACCCGCCGTACGGTAGCTCCTTTGGTGGACATGCAGAAACAAACATCCTCCGTcagtgttcatgcgtgttcagcTGCACTCAGCGCCCCGCTCTGCCAGCAGCTGTGGAGTTTTTCCCTCTATCGTTCATAAAGGTTTGAGTCTTCAGCGTTGGACTCCTAGACATGGATGCTTCAGTGTTTAACTCTGAATGTTTCTGCCCCCCCTCCTCACGCAGGGTCATCCATCGACCCATGACGCACGTTTCTGGACTGTAGAGAGGAAGCCGGGAGAACACGCAAACGTCACAcggatttgaaccaggaaccTCCTCACGGAGAGGTGACAGTGCTGACCGCTGCACCGCGGTGCAGCCCACCGTCCCCTCCACAAATGGTTTTTGTTTCAGCTTCTTTCCGTTTTTAGGCTCAAGTCTTCGTAAATTTCTCAAAGGAGAAATCTGCTTTTGCAGCTGCAGCCGCTGAAATGATGAGTCAGGACTGAGAAACCATGAGCTCTGCTTGTGTTTGGAGCCCATTCATCTCCGCATGCTGCCCCCGCCCCGACATGACTGGCACGGcccgggggtgggggtggggtgggggggggcgaCGGATGCGTCGGCGGCGAGGGCGGAATTCATGGCTTCCAGCGCGTTTCCCACCCATCAGGTGATTCATCTTCTTTGTCATTTCAATTACAGCTCGGCGTCTGATGGAGAGCGCCGCTGTGAATTATGGGAATTCACAGCTCAGGCCTCGCATTCTTACCATTGTCTCTTTTTCTCTACATatccccccacccacccccagcCCCCTCTGATGACTGGATGGACAAAAGACATTTAGATTTATCTGCGGCAAACAGCCGAGGGCGGACGCGGGATCTGATTTCACCGATTTAACCTTTAACCCCCCCCAGCTGACACTGAAATAACCACACACGCCCAGGAGCCACGTTTATCATGTTTGTGGGAAAAAGTGAGAAGAGATTTTCCTTTGACGTCCCGTTTTCCACCGTCCAAAGAACCGCAGAGGAGAAGATCCCGACTCCGCCTGCCCCCGCCTGTGTTTGTGCAGGCGGGGTTGGGATGCAGGACTCTTCTGAGCACCGGAGGAGCTCAGCTTCATTATGCGAAGGTTAAACCTGTCTGGAGAACCTCCATGCAACAGAACACGGTCTCACTccagaaaattaaaagaaaagaaaaacctagTTTCCCCTGAAACTCCGACTGCTGATGGGAAACGTTGGACCACAGGCTCCATCATCCATCACATGAACATGGAGCCTTCATGCCTTCATGAACCTTCAGGCTCCTGGACCCATTCATTCATCTGCAGACTGGAGCTCCTGAGCCGATCAGGCATTAAATCTGCTCCAGACATGAAATCCATGCCTGAAAATGAGGAATTACTTCTTATGCGACTGACTTTAAACGCAGTTTTCAAGTTATCGGGTTAAGCTTGAAGCAAAAGAATAAaacgaatgatttattccaaggGTTTGATACTAGAACTATGCATTTAACACCATttagacaaaaatataaataaaatatcatttattttagaagttttttgcaataaaaactgaaatttgaAAATCAGGCTGTAATTTAAGGAGTTAGAAGCCTATAATTTGTAAAATTCtttgatacatttaaaaaaattgattgtGATCCTTTATTGGCAGGCTTGTCAATCTTAAAGTTAAATTATATTTCCCACATTCAGAGTAGaaactaaaagtaaaatcttTAAATCTATGAGATTTACATTCACAAGTCCATGATTCAGaacaattcaattaaaaaatgtgatttttttaaatattatatatGAAAGGAAGCAATAAAATGTTCCCATATCTAATGTTTTACACTGAATGaaagttcatttttctgttttttggtgttCAAACTCCAACCGTCCGGTCCAGATGCTGCAGTTCCTCATTCGACCACTGGAGGGGGCAATGAGTCAATTCCTACATTTCTTTACTTCAACATTTAATTTGGCTGTACTCACAAAGAAACGAATATTTAGTTTATCTTTaataattttgttattttaggttaatttttttcatgaatgtcgtggtttttttttataaatccctTAAAAAATACTGAATAAGAGAACTATAAAACTCTTGAACTGTTTATCAGTTTATCTGGATTAAtggctttatttctttttattttatttcattttaataattgttttttattgctaCTTATAGTTTGGTTTTATATATGTATGTTTAATTGATTACTTATTACTCTATTTTATAATCttgttttcatctgctgtttACACTTTGTTctagtttttatttgtaaaatccTACACTGccttatattttttaatttgaatgttCCAAATGGAATAAATGTGGTGTAATTTTgaattttgtcaataaaaaaatcaaatcaaatgcagCCAGAACCTGGAcctgctgcaggtcagaaccAGCACTGCCCCCTGGTGGCAGACTGCATGTAGGACACAAGCGGTTCTGCAGCGCCGCTTCACCATCACGCCTCATTTCCTTCCTGACAGACGCAGTGGTCGTTGTTTTCCAGAATAAAAGCCTTCAATATAAGCCTGCAAGCATTCCTGATGGGGTTTGAACCTCAGAGTTAGTGCAACGTCTCACCGCTGGAGGTCAGACGGTTGCTGGCGAGCAAAGCGTCAGGGTGGGGGAGGCTGTAGATGCTGACCACTCCACTGGAAGACGCCACCGCCAGCAGACCCAGCCGGGGCAGAACAGAAGCCTGAAGCGGGAGACTCGTCAAACGCTTTGGGTTTTTTGCAGGTCAGGTTTGGACGCCGGCGCTGAGAGATCAATACCTTTCTGTTGGAGGAGGGGGGCTCCCAGGCCCCCGAAGGGCACCACTTTAACCCCCAGATGAAGCCTTTATCCTGAGCCAGACCATAAACCAGAGCTGGAGGGGAGTCCGGCCTGGAAAAGGAACGATTCGTTAAAACAAAACGTTGGGATAATCCTGAAATGAGATCTTTGTCTGTAAAAATGCTGATTTTATTTCCAGACTTCCATCGTTCCTGAGCTACAGAAGGAGGACGCCAGCCCCCCCCatccttcctcctgctcctcctcctcctcacctgcAGTTGTACTCCAGCTCTCCACAGTCCCACAGCTGAACCAGTCCAGGTCCAGAGGAGGTGCGGGTCACGGGGTGCAGGTCGTCCATCCCCGCGTGGGACGCCACAGCTACGTACTGCCTGCAGGGGGCGCCGTCGGGCGTGGGGCACCACTCCAGGGCCCAGACGGGGCCCCCAGTGAACAGAACCATGTCCCAGCACTCCGTGTGAGCTGGCAGCGAGCAGAACCTGACGGAGCGAGAACAGGAAACGGTCAGGATGGCAGCTGAAGAGGGACACCTTCAGGAAATGAGATTCTACAACAATTCTGATTCCAGGAGGAGCGTTTCCCCTAAACCTGGAGGGACGGACAGAGGAGAGGACGTTCCCCGTCTCACCTGTCCAGCCTCAGCTGAGGGGAGTCTTGCTTGGAGAGACCTTCTCTGGACACGCTGAAGGCCGCTGACTGCAGCTCCTGAGGAACATACCGACCCGAATCGCTGCACCAAAACAGCAGGAGCAACGTGAGACCAGAGAGAGATCGCAGACGGAAACAACTTTTGTGTTTCTGAATGGACCCTGAAGGTCAGGAGATCCAGTAAATGAGACAAACTCCAAACTATTCCTGGTTTAATTTGGtcagataataaaataaataaaaaataaaaataattaaataataaaaaataaatgaaaaataaaaaaaaccaaaataaattatttacaaaataaattaataataaaaaaagatctgttgGACAAACTGACCAGCTGAAATGAAAACATCAAACCTTTTCTGgctaaataaatgaagaaactaTTTTCCACAGAAGTGGAGTCTTTGGAGCAGAAAGGCTTCGTTCGTTCCTccttccagcagcagcaggacgtCACAAACTCTTTTGACGGCTTACCTGTGTGGAACGGCGTTCCAGTCCCGGGTGGAGGGGAGCCACTCAGGGAACACCCAGCTGCTGTGGTTCTCTTCCCGACTGAAAGCACACGGAGCGGCGTTCTGTCAGAGAAGGAACCAACTCTGAAGTGTCAAATGTGACGTTTGGTCGAAAGCTAAAGAAACGGTTTTATCTATCTGGGACTCGCAGgggccacacaaacacacacacacacacgcacacacacacacacacacgcacacacgcacacacacacacacacacaccaacacacgcacacacacacacacgcacacacacacacacacacacacacgcacacacacacgcacacacacacacacacaaacacacacacacacacacgcacacacacacgcacacacgcacacacacacacacacacgcacacacgcacacacacacacacacgcacacacacgcacacatacacacacacgcacacacacacacacacacacacgcacacacacgcacacacgcacacacgcacacacgcacacacacacacacacacacacacaccaacacacgcacacacacgcacacacacacacacgcacacacacacgcacacacacacgcacgcacacacacacgcacacacacacgcacacacacacgcacacacgcacacacacacacacacacgcacacacacacacacacacacaccaacacacgcacacacacacactacaggAGCTACACACTCAGTAATGAACAGAGTTCTGAGAACACTTTTCCAGGACTTTTCCTGACTCCAGGAGCCCCGGtgagggctgcatggtggtgtagcgGTCGGCCgtcttgcctcacagtgagaaagtCCTGGTTCATTTCTGCCTGTGGGGATTTTCTCCTCCACAGTCCAGAAACAGGCTGTGTAATGttagctgtgtgtgtgtctgcacccGAGCGTGACCCCGAATCTACAGAAAACTGATTCAGAACATGTGAACTACACACAGATTTGAACCAGCACCTTCTAACTGCAGCCTTCCCTGGAACAACAACAAGTGAATCTACTTACAACTTCCTGTAGGCCCCAGCAGAGTCCCAGATACCTCTGATCATACTGAAGGGCAGCCCGTTGTGTTGTTTCCCGCTCACACTCGTCTGCAAGACAGAAGATCCTCGTTTGAGGTGAAAGCTTTCTGGTCTTTaagtgaggatgatgatgatgatgatgatgatgatgctttCAGTGGGGTGGGGACAGACGTCTTCAtgcaaaaaaaccccaaacaaacTGGATCTAAATCCTTCTGCAGCTAAATATaaacccagagggagaggaaaGGGGAGGGACTAACGCTGCTCCTCTGCTGAACGGCTGGACTCCTCTCATGAACCCCCATGTCAGAGTCTGTTTCAAAGTCTTCatcgtcttcttcttcttcctcctcctcctccatcggATCCACCTCCTCTTCAACATCTGGAACAAAATCTTCATCTTCTGAAGAATCACTGTCTGCACGCTTCTTCTTCCGACCTTCACATGGTAAATAATAGAGgacaaaacaaagtaaaaagaaaacacttaacCTGCATGATAAAGGGTCATGTGAGGACAAATATCCAGCATTTCTTCctgggttttgttttgcctttttaacTGCGAGCCCCTGCAGTTTTCAGATgtgccagcaggtggcagcacATAAAGGCAGGTGCTTTTCATGCTCAGGTTGGTGCAGAGATCAAGCATGCAtaaaggggcggggcttgtaACTTAAAGGAAGCTAAAGGAAATAAGGAGACGTTTTTTCTCTGTACCTCTGCGTTTTCCTGCTTTAGGAGTTTGCCGTTCTGATTTGGAGTCTTCCTTCCCAGGATGGGACTTGGATTCTGAATCGTCGCTGGGGTGGGAGAGCACCTCTTTCGCCAGGAGAGTCAGATACTTCAACGCCCTGCAAGATGTCCATGTTGGTCAGAATTTGCCTCCAAAGCGGTCAGTCAGCAACATCAGGAAGGTACAgaaatgtttc is a window from the Oryzias latipes chromosome 24, ASM223467v1 genome containing:
- the gtf3c2 gene encoding general transcription factor 3C polypeptide 2 is translated as MEAAEPGDDGRSAPSELCLDLPPSSKGRRRTKTPKYLSDYESGDKSICKMIRQEAQRKSCKLSQSNSQTNDDDDDDDDDDDDDDDDDEEEEEERKTNKPTRKSGAEKPKQRGRPRKTPLKEENTAANGIAAGGAGAADAPVQPENGTPKPKRKYVRKQQRTADPPPDEAAVEPPSEAGEEPEPGGRRRRGAAKAALKYLTLLAKEVLSHPSDDSESKSHPGKEDSKSERQTPKAGKRRGRKKKRADSDSSEDEDFVPDVEEEVDPMEEEEEEEEDDEDFETDSDMGVHERSPAVQQRSSTSVSGKQHNGLPFSMIRGIWDSAGAYRKFREENHSSWVFPEWLPSTRDWNAVPHSDSGRYVPQELQSAAFSVSREGLSKQDSPQLRLDRFCSLPAHTECWDMVLFTGGPVWALEWCPTPDGAPCRQYVAVASHAGMDDLHPVTRTSSGPGLVQLWDCGELEYNCRPDSPPALVYGLAQDKGFIWGLKWCPSGAWEPPSSNRKASVLPRLGLLAVASSSGVVSIYSLPHPDALLASNRLTSSENNRPPIFKADAVVTLKLGAIKAPRHESGLVLSLDWLPQKPHDVMAVGFYDGVVGLWDLTTKAALLRVREADRSLSLLPHRCFLAHDHAVRALAFCPASRHLLATAGEDRHLKMWDLRRLCDPLMVQKRFLTNEMCWPLTSPGLLIAQDCAFVAKGNQGLHFLGLSTPSYYAIPRNTSVWSMSYSEWLNCVVSADVVGELILSILPQLDHSGPLVKRNILRRFPICFTSMVPREEKEVKEEGGAGVEQEKEQSRKPDEDEEVQRKKGLHLRLDTYKEGVQRSSLHYADSNVKNLGNLEKRSPWKRMKNTESTAKVNMDENTLAALHKVRFSPNMSSHVWLVSGGQAGLLRLHCLRSLISPNARKMIQESRSHFSALHSTQHHTERPTQEQQQQERQQNPR